One part of the Arthrobacter sp. EM1 genome encodes these proteins:
- the gatA gene encoding Asp-tRNA(Asn)/Glu-tRNA(Gln) amidotransferase subunit GatA, with amino-acid sequence MTENNELIRSSAAALAGKLAAREVSAVEVTQAHLDRIAAVDGKVHAFLHVNTDEALAVAAEVDAIRAAGGAAAEGLHALAGVPIAVKDLIVTIGQPTTAGSKILEGWRSPYDATVVERLRAAKMPILGKTNLDEFAMGSSTEHSAFGPTHNPWDLDRIPGGSGGGSAAAVAAFEAPLALGTDTGGSIRQPGAVTGTVGVKPTYGGVSRYGAIAMASSLDQIGPVSRTVLDSALLHQVIGGHDPRDSTSLPDPLEDLVAAASIGNVTGMKIGIIKELHGEGYQAGVENRFNESLELLKGAGAEIVEVSCPNFKYALGAYYLIMPSEASSNLAKFDGVRYGLRVLPEEGPMTIERVMAATRAAGFGDEVKRRIILGTYALSAGYYDAYYGSAQKVRTLIQRDFDAAFAKADVLISPTAPTTAFKLGEKLNDPLAMYLNDVATIPANMAGVPGLSLPGGLADEDGLPVGVQLLAPARQDARLYRVGAVLESLLEAQWGGPLLDKAPSLTAPSLNDAVASHGGSH; translated from the coding sequence CCGCATCGCCGCCGTCGACGGCAAGGTCCACGCCTTCCTGCACGTCAACACCGACGAAGCGCTCGCCGTCGCCGCCGAAGTGGACGCGATCCGCGCCGCCGGCGGCGCCGCCGCCGAAGGGCTGCACGCGCTCGCCGGTGTGCCGATCGCCGTCAAGGACCTCATTGTTACGATCGGCCAGCCCACCACTGCCGGCTCGAAGATCCTCGAAGGCTGGCGCAGTCCCTACGACGCCACAGTCGTGGAGCGCCTGCGCGCCGCCAAAATGCCGATCCTGGGCAAAACGAACCTGGACGAATTCGCGATGGGCTCCTCCACCGAGCACTCCGCTTTTGGCCCCACCCACAACCCCTGGGACCTGGACCGGATCCCCGGCGGCTCCGGCGGCGGCTCGGCTGCTGCCGTGGCGGCCTTCGAAGCGCCGCTGGCCCTGGGCACCGACACCGGCGGCTCGATCCGCCAGCCCGGCGCCGTCACCGGCACCGTGGGCGTCAAGCCGACGTACGGCGGAGTGTCCCGCTACGGTGCGATCGCCATGGCGTCCTCGCTGGACCAGATCGGCCCGGTCTCGCGCACCGTACTGGACTCCGCACTGCTGCACCAGGTCATCGGCGGGCACGACCCGCGCGACTCCACCTCGCTGCCGGACCCGCTGGAGGACCTCGTGGCCGCCGCGTCGATCGGCAACGTGACCGGCATGAAGATCGGCATCATCAAGGAACTTCACGGCGAGGGCTACCAGGCCGGCGTCGAGAACCGTTTTAACGAATCCCTTGAGCTGCTCAAGGGCGCCGGCGCGGAAATCGTCGAGGTGTCCTGCCCCAACTTCAAGTACGCCCTCGGCGCCTACTACCTGATCATGCCCTCCGAGGCCTCCTCCAACCTGGCCAAGTTCGACGGCGTCCGGTATGGCCTGCGGGTCCTGCCCGAAGAGGGCCCGATGACGATTGAGCGCGTGATGGCTGCGACCCGTGCCGCCGGCTTCGGCGACGAGGTCAAGCGCCGGATCATCCTGGGTACCTATGCGCTGAGCGCCGGCTACTACGACGCCTACTACGGCTCGGCCCAGAAGGTGCGCACCCTGATCCAGCGCGACTTCGACGCCGCGTTCGCCAAGGCCGACGTGCTGATCTCCCCAACGGCGCCCACCACGGCGTTTAAGCTCGGCGAGAAGCTCAACGACCCGCTGGCGATGTACCTCAACGACGTCGCCACCATCCCCGCCAACATGGCCGGCGTGCCGGGGCTGTCCCTGCCCGGCGGCCTGGCCGACGAGGACGGCCTGCCGGTCGGTGTCCAGCTGCTGGCCCCGGCCCGCCAGGATGCCCGGCTGTACCGGGTCGGTGCGGTGCTCGAATCCCTGCTGGAGGCGCAGTGGGGCGGCCCGCTGCTGGATAAGGCTCCTTCCCTGACGGCCCCATCCCTTAACGACGCTGTCGCGAGCCACGGAGGTTCCCACTAA
- the gatB gene encoding Asp-tRNA(Asn)/Glu-tRNA(Gln) amidotransferase subunit GatB: MTDATLSFEEAMEKYDPVLGFEVHVELNTKTKMFSSAPNVFGDEPNTNVNEVDLGMPGVLPVVNKAAIESSIKIGLALNCTIAETCRFARKNYFYPDTPKNFQTSQYDEPIAYDGYLDIELADGTVFRVEIERAHMEEDAGKLTHMGGATGRIQGADYSLVDYNRSGVPLVEIVTKPIEGAGSRAPELAKAYVAAVREIVKNLGVSDAKMERGNVRCDANVSLRPHGRERFGIRSETKNVNSLRAVEHAVRYEIQRHAAVLDSGEPVTQETRHWHEDTRSTTSGRPKSDADDYRYFPEPDLVPIVASRAWVEELRATLPEPPAARRKRLQADWGYSDLEFRDVVNAGVMDEIEETIAAGATATVARKWWMGEIVGRAKNADVDPGQLGVSPATIVELNTMVEDGKINNKMATEVLDGVLAGEGTPAEIVEQRGLAVVSDDGPLLEAIDAALAAQPGVADKIRGGKIQAIGAIVGGVMKATRGQADAGRVRELILQRLGVEG, encoded by the coding sequence ATGACTGACGCAACCCTCAGCTTCGAAGAGGCGATGGAGAAGTACGATCCCGTCCTGGGCTTCGAAGTCCATGTGGAGCTCAACACCAAAACGAAGATGTTCTCCTCCGCGCCGAACGTCTTCGGCGACGAGCCCAACACCAACGTCAACGAGGTGGACCTCGGGATGCCCGGCGTGCTGCCCGTGGTAAACAAGGCCGCGATCGAGTCCTCGATCAAAATCGGCCTGGCACTGAACTGCACAATTGCCGAAACCTGCCGTTTCGCCCGGAAGAACTACTTCTACCCGGACACCCCGAAGAACTTCCAGACCTCCCAGTACGACGAGCCCATCGCGTACGACGGCTACCTGGACATCGAGCTCGCCGACGGGACAGTGTTCCGGGTCGAGATCGAGCGCGCCCACATGGAGGAGGACGCCGGCAAGCTGACCCACATGGGCGGCGCCACCGGACGTATCCAGGGCGCGGACTACTCGCTTGTGGACTACAACCGCTCCGGGGTGCCGCTGGTGGAGATCGTCACCAAGCCGATCGAGGGTGCCGGGTCCCGCGCCCCCGAACTCGCCAAGGCCTACGTGGCTGCGGTCCGCGAGATCGTCAAGAACCTCGGCGTCTCGGACGCCAAGATGGAGCGCGGCAACGTCCGCTGCGACGCCAACGTCTCGCTGCGCCCGCACGGCCGCGAACGCTTCGGCATCCGCTCCGAGACCAAAAACGTCAACTCGCTGCGCGCCGTCGAACACGCGGTCCGCTACGAGATCCAGCGGCACGCCGCCGTGCTGGACTCCGGCGAGCCCGTCACCCAGGAAACCCGCCACTGGCACGAGGACACCCGCTCCACCACCTCGGGCCGGCCCAAGTCCGACGCCGACGACTACCGCTACTTCCCGGAACCGGACCTGGTGCCGATTGTTGCGTCACGCGCCTGGGTCGAGGAACTCCGGGCCACGCTGCCCGAGCCGCCGGCCGCCCGCCGTAAGCGCCTGCAGGCCGACTGGGGCTATTCGGACCTGGAGTTCCGCGACGTTGTTAACGCCGGCGTAATGGACGAAATCGAGGAAACCATCGCCGCCGGCGCCACGGCCACGGTGGCCCGCAAGTGGTGGATGGGCGAGATCGTCGGACGCGCCAAGAACGCCGACGTCGATCCCGGCCAGCTCGGCGTGTCACCGGCCACCATAGTGGAACTGAACACGATGGTCGAGGACGGCAAAATCAACAACAAGATGGCCACCGAGGTCCTGGACGGCGTACTCGCCGGCGAAGGTACCCCGGCGGAGATCGTCGAGCAGCGCGGCCTCGCAGTGGTCTCCGACGACGGCCCGCTCCTGGAAGCCATCGACGCGGCCCTCGCCGCGCAGCCCGGCGTTGCGGACAAGATCCGCGGCGGCAAGATCCAAGCAATTGGTGCGATCGTCGGCGGCGTGATGAAGGCCACCCGCGGCCAGGCCGACGCCGGCCGCGTCCGGGAGCTGATCCTGCAGCGCCTCGGCGTCGAAGGCTAG
- a CDS encoding LysR family transcriptional regulator produces the protein MEIHQLEMLRELGALGSVKAVAETLLVTPSAVSQQLAALQKSVDVPLTRKEGRNLVLTEAGQVLADAGAAVVSAMADARTAIGAYHGSAVAPVTLSGFHSAGQALFAPLARRLAGPGQPRILLTDEDVAQQDFPALTARYDLVLAHRMDHSPGWPQERVAVIPLAHEPLDVALPAGHRLAGQAAVTADDVVGEPWVTSRAGYSPADVLAALAAVSSRELNIVHRINDYSTVAALVATGGVIGLLPRYTARPALNPGIVLRPLEGISTRRRIDVLARPENLKRRSVMIVCEALQTIMTELVR, from the coding sequence ATGGAAATCCACCAGCTGGAGATGCTCCGCGAGCTCGGGGCCCTCGGGAGCGTCAAGGCCGTCGCCGAAACCCTGCTCGTTACACCCTCGGCGGTGTCGCAGCAGCTGGCCGCCCTGCAGAAATCCGTGGACGTGCCGCTGACCCGCAAGGAGGGCAGGAACCTGGTCCTGACCGAGGCCGGGCAGGTGCTCGCCGACGCCGGGGCCGCCGTCGTCAGCGCCATGGCCGATGCCCGGACTGCTATCGGCGCCTATCACGGCTCGGCGGTGGCGCCGGTTACGCTGAGCGGTTTCCACAGCGCCGGGCAGGCGTTGTTCGCCCCGCTCGCCCGGCGCCTGGCCGGGCCGGGGCAACCGCGGATCCTGCTCACGGACGAGGACGTGGCCCAGCAGGACTTCCCGGCGCTGACGGCCCGGTATGACCTGGTGCTCGCGCACCGGATGGACCACAGCCCGGGCTGGCCCCAGGAGCGCGTCGCGGTAATCCCGCTCGCGCACGAGCCGCTGGATGTCGCGCTGCCGGCCGGGCACCGGCTGGCAGGCCAGGCGGCGGTGACCGCGGACGACGTCGTGGGCGAACCCTGGGTGACGAGCCGCGCGGGCTACTCCCCCGCGGACGTCCTGGCCGCGCTCGCGGCCGTCTCCAGCCGGGAGCTGAACATCGTCCACCGGATCAACGATTACTCCACTGTGGCGGCGCTCGTGGCGACCGGGGGTGTGATCGGGCTGCTTCCCCGCTACACCGCCCGGCCTGCCCTGAACCCGGGGATTGTGCTGCGGCCGCTGGAGGGCATCAGCACCCGGCGGCGGATCGACGTGCTGGCCCGGCCGGAGAACCTTAAACGCAGATCGGTCATGATCGTCTGCGAAGCATTGCAGACGATCATGACCGAACTGGTCCGTTAA
- the tdh gene encoding L-threonine 3-dehydrogenase, giving the protein MKALYKAGAHAGFELVDRPEPEAGPGDVKIRVMTTGICGTDLHIQSWDAWAQGIINTPLIAGHEFYGEVVETGEDVLDVKVGDRVSGEGHIVCGICRNCRAGRKQMCINTVSVGVQRDGAFAEYVVIPETNVWVHQDSSVTPELGAIFDPFGNAVHTALSFPLVGEDVLITGAGPIGLMAIAVARHAGARRIAITDVSAPRLELARTLGVDLAIDVSKTRVKDAQRELGLREGFDIGMEMSGHPTALPEMIENMNHGGRIAMLGLPSQSIDIDWGKVVTHMLTMKGIYGREMFETWYAMSAMLSSNPVLHANISAVVTDTLPATDWDRGFEIARAGVGGKVVLDWTCF; this is encoded by the coding sequence ATGAAGGCTCTCTACAAGGCCGGCGCGCACGCAGGATTCGAACTCGTTGACCGTCCCGAACCGGAGGCAGGCCCCGGGGACGTCAAGATCCGGGTCATGACCACGGGCATCTGCGGCACCGACCTGCACATCCAGTCCTGGGACGCGTGGGCGCAGGGCATCATCAACACCCCGCTGATCGCCGGCCACGAGTTCTACGGCGAAGTCGTCGAGACCGGCGAGGACGTCCTGGACGTCAAGGTCGGGGACCGGGTGTCCGGTGAAGGCCACATCGTCTGCGGCATCTGCCGCAACTGCCGCGCCGGCCGCAAGCAGATGTGCATCAACACCGTCAGCGTCGGCGTGCAGCGCGACGGCGCGTTCGCCGAGTACGTTGTTATCCCCGAGACCAACGTCTGGGTGCATCAGGACTCCTCCGTGACGCCGGAACTCGGTGCCATCTTCGACCCCTTCGGGAACGCCGTGCACACCGCGCTGAGCTTCCCGCTGGTCGGCGAGGACGTGCTGATCACCGGCGCCGGGCCCATCGGATTGATGGCGATCGCCGTCGCCCGCCATGCCGGCGCCCGCAGGATCGCCATCACCGATGTCTCCGCACCGCGGCTGGAACTCGCGCGGACCCTCGGCGTCGACCTCGCCATCGACGTCTCGAAGACGCGGGTCAAGGACGCCCAGCGGGAACTGGGCCTGCGCGAAGGATTCGACATCGGCATGGAAATGTCGGGACACCCCACGGCGTTGCCTGAGATGATCGAGAACATGAACCACGGCGGCAGGATCGCGATGCTGGGACTGCCCAGCCAGTCCATCGACATCGACTGGGGCAAAGTGGTCACGCACATGCTGACCATGAAGGGCATCTACGGCCGGGAAATGTTCGAGACCTGGTACGCCATGAGCGCCATGCTGTCCTCCAACCCGGTCCTGCACGCCAACATCTCCGCCGTTGTCACGGACACCCTTCCCGCCACCGATTGGGACCGGGGATTCGAGATCGCCCGGGCCGGCGTCGGCGGCAAAGTGGTCCTCGACTGGACCTGCTTCTAA
- a CDS encoding glycine C-acetyltransferase, with protein sequence MYSAIKNQLQHELEEIRGAGLFKTERHIDSPQANHIKAGQIGGASADVLNFCANNYLGLADHPEIIAAAKSAMDERGFGMASVRFICGTQDLHLALEERVSAFLGTEDTILFSSCFDANGGVFESLFGPEDAVISDALNHASIIDGIRLCKAQRFRYANQDMADLESKLIEASTQENPARRKIIVTDGVFSMDGFLAPLEAICDLAERYDAMVMVDDSHAVGFMGASGAGTPEHAGVSDRVDIYTGTFGKALGGASGGYVSGRREVVAMLRQKARPYLFSNSLAPAIVAATLKALDLVENSGELRSKLFDNAALFRRRMAEEGFELLPGEHAIVPVMFGDAVLAAKVADAMLEHGVFVTAFSYPVVPKGAARIRVQLSAAHSAEDVEACVQAFVRSRAAVAG encoded by the coding sequence ATGTATTCAGCCATTAAGAACCAGCTGCAGCACGAACTGGAAGAGATCCGCGGCGCCGGCCTGTTCAAGACCGAGCGGCACATTGACTCGCCCCAGGCAAACCACATCAAGGCGGGCCAGATCGGCGGGGCCAGCGCGGACGTGCTGAACTTCTGCGCCAACAACTACCTGGGCCTCGCGGACCACCCCGAAATCATTGCCGCAGCCAAGTCCGCGATGGACGAGCGGGGCTTCGGCATGGCCAGCGTGCGGTTCATCTGCGGCACCCAGGACCTGCACCTGGCCCTGGAGGAACGCGTCTCGGCGTTCCTCGGCACCGAGGACACCATCTTGTTCTCGAGCTGCTTCGACGCTAACGGCGGTGTGTTCGAGTCCCTCTTTGGCCCGGAAGACGCCGTCATCTCCGACGCCCTGAACCACGCCTCGATCATCGACGGCATCCGGCTCTGCAAGGCCCAGCGGTTCCGCTACGCCAACCAGGACATGGCGGACCTCGAATCGAAACTGATCGAGGCCAGCACGCAGGAGAACCCGGCCCGCCGCAAGATCATTGTCACGGACGGCGTCTTTTCGATGGACGGCTTCCTGGCCCCGCTGGAAGCGATCTGCGACCTCGCCGAAAGATACGACGCCATGGTCATGGTGGACGACTCACACGCCGTCGGTTTTATGGGCGCCAGCGGAGCCGGCACGCCGGAACACGCCGGCGTCTCGGACCGCGTGGACATCTACACCGGCACCTTCGGCAAGGCCCTGGGCGGCGCCTCCGGCGGTTACGTCTCCGGCCGCCGCGAAGTCGTCGCCATGCTCCGGCAGAAGGCCCGTCCCTACCTGTTCTCCAACTCGCTGGCCCCGGCCATCGTCGCTGCTACCCTCAAGGCCCTGGACCTGGTGGAGAACTCCGGCGAACTGCGCAGCAAACTCTTTGACAACGCCGCGCTGTTCCGCCGCCGGATGGCCGAGGAAGGCTTTGAGCTGCTCCCGGGCGAGCACGCCATCGTCCCGGTGATGTTCGGGGACGCCGTCCTGGCCGCCAAGGTCGCGGACGCGATGCTGGAGCACGGCGTCTTCGTCACGGCGTTCAGCTACCCGGTAGTTCCCAAGGGTGCGGCCCGGATCCGGGTACAGCTCTCCGCGGCGCACAGCGCCGAAGACGTCGAGGCCTGTGTGCAGGCCTTTGTGCGCAGCCGCGCCGCCGTCGCGGGCTAA
- a CDS encoding FAD-dependent oxidoreductase, producing MSANYDVVIVGGGIAGLSLASALAGKCSVALVEAEQSLAYHTSARSARQLIPSYGPAVVQELTLRTLALIAARDAELPEPVLSPRSFMLIGDDEAVRGESSGQMVPISHAAAMELCPALLPGSFSAAGLDTGSFGCDAPLLLEDHRRRAAAGGVDIITGAKVHSAQRLGSGWELGAGQEGFAAAVVVNAAGAWADELAVLSGVEKVQLQPYRRTAAIVDVEHPLPESSPMVCAADNSFYFRRDGGQVLISPSESVPSGPEDAQPHPGDIEALSARLNTLTTLGIRGVRRAWTGLRTEAADGVPVVGFDAEARGFFWLAGQGGYGFQTSSGIAELAADLILAGQGAGSTAAGPVSRTAAPLAATRWSIRH from the coding sequence ATGTCAGCTAATTACGATGTTGTGATTGTCGGCGGCGGGATCGCCGGCTTGTCCCTTGCCTCAGCCCTCGCCGGGAAGTGCAGCGTCGCGTTGGTGGAAGCCGAGCAGAGCCTGGCTTACCACACCTCGGCACGCTCGGCGCGGCAGCTGATCCCCAGTTACGGTCCGGCAGTTGTCCAGGAGCTCACGCTGCGGACCCTCGCGCTGATCGCCGCCCGGGACGCCGAACTGCCGGAGCCGGTGCTCTCGCCCCGCAGCTTTATGCTGATCGGCGACGACGAGGCTGTCCGCGGCGAGTCCAGCGGGCAGATGGTGCCGATTAGCCACGCCGCGGCGATGGAGCTCTGCCCGGCACTGCTCCCCGGCTCCTTCTCCGCCGCGGGCCTGGACACCGGCTCCTTCGGCTGTGACGCACCCCTGCTGCTCGAGGACCACCGCCGGCGCGCGGCCGCCGGCGGCGTGGACATCATTACCGGCGCAAAGGTCCACTCGGCCCAGCGGCTCGGGTCCGGCTGGGAACTCGGAGCCGGGCAGGAAGGCTTCGCAGCCGCCGTTGTGGTCAATGCCGCCGGCGCGTGGGCGGACGAACTGGCAGTACTCAGCGGGGTCGAGAAAGTCCAGCTGCAGCCGTACCGGCGCACCGCGGCTATCGTCGACGTCGAGCATCCCCTTCCGGAGTCCAGCCCCATGGTGTGCGCGGCCGACAACTCCTTCTACTTCCGCCGGGACGGCGGGCAGGTGCTGATCTCGCCCTCGGAATCGGTGCCCAGCGGCCCCGAGGACGCGCAGCCGCACCCGGGGGACATCGAGGCGCTGAGCGCCCGGCTTAATACCCTGACCACCCTCGGCATCCGCGGTGTCCGCCGGGCCTGGACCGGATTGCGGACGGAGGCGGCCGACGGTGTGCCCGTGGTGGGATTCGACGCCGAAGCCCGGGGCTTTTTCTGGCTGGCCGGGCAGGGCGGCTATGGCTTCCAGACCTCCTCCGGCATCGCCGAGCTGGCCGCGGACCTTATCCTCGCAGGCCAGGGCGCCGGATCCACTGCCGCCGGTCCGGTATCCCGGACAGCGGCGCCGCTGGCGGCTACGCGCTGGTCCATCCGGCACTGA
- a CDS encoding amidohydrolase family protein, with the protein MSTLITNIAELMTQDRDHRVLKDAALVIDGERIAWLGRASDAPAADGTVDAGGRALLPGWVDSHTHLIFAGDRTAEFEARMAGESYTAGGIAATTGATRATGDFDLTRLAMGRVAEAVSQGTTYLETKTGYGLDVDNEARSARIASTVVDEVTYLGAHLVPAGIDAEEYTELVCGPMLSAVRPFVRWADVFCERGAFTEDQSRRVLQACRDAGLGLRVHGNQLGEGPGVRLAVEFGAASVDHVNYLSAADVDALAGSWSGWDGGNGGKRPGTGAGRGTVATCLPACDLSTRQPLAPGRELLDAGVQIALATNCNPGTSYTSSMAFCVTTAVLQMRLSVHEAVRAATYGGALALGRESGNDADGERAVGSIAVGHRADLHLLNAPSATHLAYRPGIPLTHAVWRAGVRAR; encoded by the coding sequence ATGAGCACCCTGATCACAAACATTGCCGAGCTGATGACCCAGGACCGGGACCACCGGGTGCTGAAGGACGCCGCGCTGGTGATCGACGGCGAACGGATCGCCTGGCTGGGCCGGGCGTCCGACGCGCCGGCCGCCGACGGCACCGTCGACGCCGGCGGCCGTGCCCTGCTGCCGGGCTGGGTCGATTCGCACACCCACCTCATCTTTGCGGGTGACCGGACCGCCGAATTCGAGGCCCGGATGGCGGGGGAGAGCTACACTGCGGGCGGGATCGCCGCAACCACCGGGGCCACCCGCGCCACCGGAGACTTCGACCTCACCCGGCTGGCGATGGGCCGGGTAGCCGAAGCTGTTTCGCAGGGCACCACCTATCTTGAAACCAAAACCGGCTACGGCCTGGACGTTGACAACGAGGCCCGCAGCGCGCGGATCGCTTCCACAGTCGTCGACGAGGTCACGTACCTCGGCGCGCACCTTGTCCCCGCGGGGATTGACGCCGAGGAATACACGGAGCTCGTGTGCGGCCCGATGCTCTCCGCCGTCCGGCCGTTTGTGCGCTGGGCCGACGTCTTCTGCGAACGGGGAGCGTTCACCGAGGACCAGTCCCGGCGCGTGCTCCAGGCCTGCCGGGACGCCGGGCTGGGCCTGCGTGTGCACGGCAACCAGCTCGGCGAGGGCCCCGGCGTCAGGCTCGCCGTGGAGTTCGGCGCTGCCAGCGTGGACCACGTCAACTACCTGTCCGCCGCCGACGTCGACGCCCTCGCGGGCAGCTGGTCCGGCTGGGACGGCGGTAACGGCGGGAAGCGCCCCGGCACTGGCGCCGGACGCGGGACTGTGGCGACCTGCCTGCCGGCCTGCGACCTGTCCACCCGGCAGCCGCTGGCGCCGGGCCGGGAACTGCTTGACGCCGGCGTGCAAATCGCCCTGGCCACGAACTGCAACCCGGGCACCTCCTATACCAGCTCGATGGCGTTTTGCGTCACCACGGCGGTGCTGCAGATGCGGCTCAGCGTCCATGAGGCCGTGCGCGCCGCAACGTACGGCGGTGCGCTGGCCCTTGGCCGGGAGTCCGGTAACGACGCCGACGGAGAACGCGCTGTCGGTTCGATCGCCGTCGGGCACCGCGCGGACCTCCATCTGCTGAACGCGCCGTCCGCCACCCATCTGGCTTACCGGCCCGGCATCCCGTTGACCCACGCGGTCTGGCGGGCCGGGGTCCGGGCGCGCTGA
- a CDS encoding histidine phosphatase family protein, giving the protein MSAPGKIIMIRHGQSAANADTSIYNRVPDYRIPLTGLGIDQARAAGERVRRLLDGQPACVYVSPYLRAYQTLEAMNLGALVERVIEEPRLREQDWANFQIAGEIEDQKELRNAYGHFFYRFREGESGSDVYDRISSFMETLYRHWSKPSYAPNALFVTHGLTMRLFCMRWFHWSVEYFESLNNPDNAEVRTLYRTAEKKYELDKPFSQWEARRVDETVLNAPRMVF; this is encoded by the coding sequence ATGAGTGCGCCCGGGAAAATCATCATGATCCGGCACGGCCAGTCCGCCGCCAATGCCGACACCTCGATCTACAACCGGGTGCCCGACTACCGGATCCCGCTGACCGGGCTTGGCATCGACCAGGCACGGGCAGCCGGCGAACGGGTACGGCGGCTGCTGGACGGGCAGCCGGCCTGCGTCTACGTCTCCCCGTACCTGCGCGCCTATCAGACCCTGGAGGCGATGAACCTCGGCGCGCTGGTTGAACGCGTGATCGAGGAGCCGCGGCTGCGTGAGCAGGACTGGGCCAACTTCCAGATCGCCGGTGAGATCGAAGACCAGAAGGAACTCCGCAACGCCTACGGCCACTTCTTCTACCGCTTCCGCGAAGGCGAATCCGGCTCCGATGTCTATGACCGGATCTCCTCATTTATGGAAACGCTGTACCGGCACTGGTCCAAACCCAGCTACGCCCCCAATGCGCTGTTTGTGACCCACGGGCTGACCATGCGGCTGTTCTGCATGCGCTGGTTCCACTGGTCCGTGGAGTACTTCGAATCACTCAACAACCCGGACAACGCCGAGGTCCGCACCCTGTACCGCACCGCAGAGAAAAAGTATGAACTCGACAAACCGTTCAGCCAGTGGGAGGCCCGGCGTGTTGATGAGACCGTGCTGAACGCTCCGCGGATGGTGTTCTAG
- a CDS encoding CPBP family intramembrane glutamic endopeptidase, giving the protein MLVPSRRRLRLEVWIVLGLSLGQSAVYSVVQLLDKLTRGPLAEGTSTLNRSQSSREYFDLSYQLLDIVFALVPVVLVFYFLTEHRVSGAAGSGATAFGKLGFTFARPGRDLIQGLGLAALIGVPSLGLYAAGRALGITTAIIPSALDSYWWTVPVLILSAVRHGIVEEVIVVGYLLDRLGKFGWSLPLAIFASSMLRGSYHLYQGFGPFIGNAIMGVVFALVYTRTRRVMPLVIAHALLDTVAFVGFSLFGKAIGLG; this is encoded by the coding sequence ATGCTGGTTCCCTCCCGCCGTCGCCTGCGGCTAGAAGTCTGGATCGTCCTGGGCCTGTCCCTGGGCCAATCCGCCGTGTACTCGGTCGTTCAGCTGCTGGACAAGCTGACCCGGGGGCCGCTGGCGGAGGGGACTTCCACCCTGAACCGCTCCCAAAGCAGCCGCGAATACTTTGACCTGAGCTACCAGCTGCTGGACATTGTCTTCGCGCTGGTACCGGTGGTCCTGGTGTTCTATTTCCTCACCGAACACCGGGTGTCCGGTGCGGCCGGCAGCGGGGCCACGGCGTTCGGGAAACTGGGATTCACGTTTGCCCGCCCGGGCAGGGACCTGATCCAGGGCCTCGGGCTGGCGGCCCTGATCGGTGTACCTTCCCTGGGCCTGTACGCTGCGGGCCGGGCGCTGGGGATCACCACGGCGATTATCCCCAGTGCCCTCGATTCCTACTGGTGGACGGTGCCGGTGCTCATCCTCTCCGCGGTCCGGCACGGGATCGTGGAGGAAGTGATTGTGGTGGGCTACCTGCTGGACCGGCTCGGCAAGTTCGGCTGGAGCCTGCCGCTGGCCATCTTCGCCAGTTCCATGCTGCGCGGAAGCTACCACTTGTACCAGGGCTTCGGCCCGTTCATCGGCAACGCGATCATGGGCGTCGTTTTTGCACTGGTGTACACCCGAACGCGGCGCGTGATGCCGCTGGTGATCGCCCACGCGCTGCTGGACACCGTGGCCTTCGTCGGCTTCAGCCTCTTTGGCAAGGCCATCGGCCTGGGCTGA
- a CDS encoding VOC family protein: MRMDHVSYACEQDGLAATTERIASALGVEAVKGGVHPRFGTRNMIIPLAGHKYLEVVEVLNHPASDKAPFGQAVRARSEAGGGWMGWCVEVDDLAPFEVRLGRAAVNGNRKFPDGRELVWKQIGILGLIADPQVPYMLKWEGDPELHPSKAYEGNVKMSALTIAGSAERVTEWLGVPVEKPLEDVAVHWIAPRGTPGILSVTFETASGAVTI; encoded by the coding sequence ATGCGCATGGATCACGTCTCTTACGCCTGTGAACAAGATGGCCTCGCTGCCACCACCGAACGAATTGCGTCTGCCCTCGGCGTGGAAGCCGTGAAGGGCGGAGTACACCCCCGATTCGGGACCCGCAACATGATCATCCCGCTAGCGGGACACAAGTACCTCGAGGTGGTGGAGGTCCTGAACCACCCGGCCTCCGACAAGGCCCCCTTCGGCCAGGCCGTCCGCGCCCGCTCCGAAGCCGGCGGCGGCTGGATGGGCTGGTGTGTGGAGGTCGACGACCTCGCCCCGTTCGAAGTCCGGCTCGGCCGCGCCGCCGTCAACGGCAACCGCAAGTTCCCGGACGGCCGGGAGCTGGTCTGGAAGCAGATTGGCATCCTTGGGCTCATCGCCGATCCCCAGGTCCCGTACATGCTCAAATGGGAAGGCGATCCGGAACTCCACCCGTCGAAGGCCTACGAGGGCAACGTCAAAATGTCCGCCCTCACGATTGCCGGTTCGGCCGAGCGCGTCACCGAATGGCTCGGCGTCCCGGTGGAGAAGCCGCTCGAAGACGTGGCCGTGCACTGGATTGCTCCGCGCGGGACACCCGGCATCCTCTCCGTCACGTTTGAGACGGCGTCCGGAGCCGTCACGATCTGA